The following coding sequences lie in one Arthrobacter sp. PGP41 genomic window:
- the cydB gene encoding cytochrome d ubiquinol oxidase subunit II: protein MELLPTIWFIAIAVLWTGYLFLEGFDLGVGMLMKLFARNNTERRVLLNTIGPVWDGNEVWLLTAGGATFAAFPLWYASLFSALYLPLLVVLVALIFRAVAFEYRGKVDTDQWRARWDWAIALGSFFAAFGVGAALALTTTGLPLNANGDREGGPLAWFSGYAVLGGLAVAGFSLLHALAFLALKTDGDVRHRARRWFVRLLPVLLLPIAAWALSIQFLDGKPWTWALVILAVAAAAAAWVLARKAAEGKAFLALGAFLVLGTACIFGAVFPVVLPSTLDSAFDLTVSNASSSDYTLGLMSVVAALGLPLVIAYQAWTYWVFRRRVSAAHIPEAHSFLPAIAARAFTTKG from the coding sequence ATGGAACTGCTCCCAACCATCTGGTTCATCGCCATCGCCGTGCTGTGGACCGGGTACCTCTTCCTCGAGGGCTTCGATCTCGGCGTCGGAATGCTCATGAAGCTCTTCGCCCGCAACAACACCGAACGACGGGTCCTGCTCAACACCATCGGCCCGGTCTGGGACGGCAACGAGGTTTGGCTCCTGACCGCCGGCGGCGCCACCTTCGCTGCCTTCCCGCTCTGGTACGCCTCACTGTTTTCGGCGCTCTACCTGCCGCTGCTGGTGGTGCTCGTTGCCCTGATCTTCCGCGCGGTGGCCTTCGAATACCGCGGCAAGGTGGACACGGATCAGTGGCGTGCCCGCTGGGACTGGGCCATCGCCCTGGGCTCCTTTTTCGCGGCTTTCGGAGTGGGCGCCGCGCTGGCCCTCACCACCACCGGGCTTCCCCTGAATGCGAACGGCGACCGTGAGGGCGGTCCGTTGGCCTGGTTCAGCGGCTACGCCGTGCTGGGCGGGCTGGCCGTGGCGGGTTTCTCGCTGCTGCATGCGCTGGCCTTCCTGGCCCTGAAGACTGACGGCGACGTCCGGCACCGGGCCCGCCGGTGGTTCGTGCGGCTGCTGCCGGTGCTGTTGCTGCCCATCGCCGCGTGGGCGCTCAGCATCCAGTTCCTCGACGGCAAGCCCTGGACCTGGGCCCTGGTCATCCTCGCCGTTGCCGCGGCAGCCGCAGCCTGGGTCCTGGCCCGCAAGGCAGCCGAAGGCAAGGCATTCCTGGCCCTCGGCGCCTTCCTGGTACTTGGTACTGCGTGCATATTCGGCGCAGTATTCCCCGTGGTGCTGCCCTCTACCTTGGACAGCGCCTTCGACCTGACCGTTTCAAACGCCTCCTCCTCGGACTACACCCTTGGCCTTATGAGTGTCGTGGCAGCCCTCGGCCTCCCCCTGGTCATCGCATACCAGGCATGGACCTACTGGGTCTTCCGGAGGCGTGTGAGCGCGGCACACATCCCGGAGGCGCACAGCTTCCTGCCGGCCATCGCCGCCAGGGCCTTCACCACGAAGGGCTGA
- a CDS encoding bifunctional acetate--CoA ligase family protein/GNAT family N-acetyltransferase: MVDQPVDGEYPEHWEADVVLRDGGTAHLRPIHPSDADAVQAFHMGQSQNSIYMRFFAFKAKLSSKELKRFTEVDYRDRVAFVITIGGEIVGIGRYDRLDDPAEAEVAFNIADAHQGRGIGSILLEHLAAAAHENGIRRFSAEVLPENRKMLMVFSDAGYDVKRHFDDGVVSLEFNIDPTEKSRAVMESREHRAEARSVRDLLTPSSVAVIGASRKWGTVGYQLLEHIIEGGFRGSVYAINPEALELAGMMSFGRLSEVPEPVQLAVVAVPYEEVAAVVADCAAAGVKGLVVASAGFADDGERGLARQRDLVRQARANGMRVIGPASLGIVNTHPDVSLNASMAPVMPLRGSLGLFSQSAAIGVSLYAASSRRRLGLSTFLSAGNRADVSGNDMMQYWEDDADTSAVGLYLESIGNPRKFSRLARRLARIKPVIVAKSDAMGLRLPPGHAVRTTQAPAGALDAMLRQSGVIRVETIEQLVDVAQVVSGQPLPAGPGLAIFSNSQALGKVVADSASSHGLGVGQVVAGVDLDAGQSVALPALRSALLAALESDAVHAAVAALLPARGLTVDSIAEVLAECSVKSGKPVVAAFTGILDPSVYVEGMVGPGERAVPCFSNPGAAVAALAAVVRYAEWVSRDHGHFVEPEGCDPQAARAELEAHLRDVKGEQLKQLDPAATRSLLGHYGITVLPSAGFDTPDEAVEAAEALGWPVALKTTDPSLRHRLDLGGVRLDIQDAESLRLNVLQMRRTLSRYGDPALEVQTMAPVGQACTFRAIEDPLLGPVISFGLAGDAVNLLDDWAHRVPPLSAADVHDFIRGPRAARKLFGYQGLPAVDVAALEDLAGRLAWLKDSHPEIALLEFNPVLCGASGAVILAADVRIGNAAQRTDSARRAMLG; encoded by the coding sequence ATGGTGGATCAGCCCGTGGACGGCGAATATCCGGAACATTGGGAAGCCGATGTCGTCCTGCGGGACGGCGGAACCGCGCATCTGCGGCCAATCCATCCCTCGGATGCGGACGCTGTCCAGGCATTCCACATGGGACAGTCGCAGAATTCAATCTACATGCGCTTCTTCGCGTTCAAGGCCAAACTCTCCAGCAAGGAGCTCAAGCGGTTCACCGAGGTGGATTACCGGGACCGGGTGGCGTTCGTCATCACCATCGGCGGCGAAATCGTCGGCATCGGCCGGTATGACCGGCTCGACGACCCCGCCGAGGCGGAAGTGGCGTTCAACATCGCGGACGCCCACCAGGGAAGGGGCATTGGCTCCATCCTGCTGGAACACCTTGCCGCCGCCGCCCACGAAAACGGCATCCGCCGCTTCAGCGCCGAAGTGCTGCCGGAAAACCGCAAGATGCTGATGGTCTTTTCCGATGCCGGGTATGACGTCAAACGGCATTTTGACGACGGCGTCGTCAGCCTGGAGTTCAACATCGACCCCACGGAAAAGTCCCGGGCTGTGATGGAATCCCGCGAACACCGCGCAGAGGCGAGGAGCGTCCGCGACCTGCTGACGCCGTCGTCCGTTGCCGTCATCGGCGCGAGCCGAAAATGGGGGACCGTGGGGTACCAGCTGCTGGAGCACATCATTGAGGGCGGCTTCCGCGGCAGCGTGTATGCCATCAACCCCGAGGCGCTGGAACTGGCTGGCATGATGTCCTTCGGCAGGCTCTCCGAGGTCCCCGAGCCCGTCCAGCTTGCGGTGGTGGCCGTCCCCTACGAGGAAGTCGCCGCCGTCGTGGCCGACTGCGCCGCAGCCGGAGTGAAGGGCCTGGTGGTTGCATCGGCGGGCTTCGCGGACGACGGCGAACGCGGCCTCGCGAGGCAGCGGGACCTGGTACGCCAGGCCCGGGCCAACGGCATGCGGGTGATAGGACCGGCGTCCCTGGGAATTGTGAACACCCACCCCGACGTGTCGCTCAACGCTTCCATGGCACCCGTGATGCCGCTGCGGGGCAGCCTGGGGCTGTTCTCCCAGTCGGCCGCCATCGGCGTCTCGCTCTACGCCGCCTCCAGCAGGCGGCGGCTGGGCCTGTCCACTTTCCTCTCCGCCGGCAACCGCGCCGATGTTTCCGGCAACGACATGATGCAGTACTGGGAGGACGACGCCGACACCTCGGCAGTCGGCCTGTACCTGGAATCCATCGGCAACCCGCGCAAGTTCTCCCGGCTGGCCCGCCGGCTGGCCCGCATCAAGCCGGTGATCGTGGCCAAGTCCGACGCCATGGGGCTTCGGCTGCCGCCCGGGCACGCCGTCCGCACCACCCAGGCGCCGGCAGGAGCCCTCGACGCCATGCTGCGCCAGTCCGGCGTCATCCGGGTGGAAACCATAGAGCAACTGGTGGACGTTGCGCAGGTGGTCTCCGGCCAGCCGCTTCCGGCCGGGCCCGGGCTGGCCATCTTCAGCAACTCCCAGGCGCTGGGCAAAGTGGTGGCAGACAGTGCCTCCTCGCACGGCCTGGGCGTTGGCCAGGTGGTGGCCGGGGTGGACCTCGACGCCGGCCAGTCGGTTGCCCTTCCCGCCCTGCGCTCGGCCCTGCTCGCCGCGCTGGAGTCGGACGCCGTCCACGCAGCCGTCGCTGCCCTGCTTCCGGCCCGCGGGCTCACCGTGGACAGCATCGCCGAGGTCCTGGCCGAATGCTCCGTGAAGTCCGGAAAACCCGTGGTGGCCGCATTCACCGGGATCCTGGATCCGTCTGTCTACGTTGAGGGGATGGTGGGGCCCGGGGAGCGTGCCGTGCCCTGCTTTTCCAACCCCGGCGCAGCGGTGGCCGCGCTCGCGGCCGTGGTGCGGTATGCCGAGTGGGTCTCGCGCGACCACGGACATTTCGTTGAACCGGAAGGCTGCGATCCGCAGGCCGCCCGGGCCGAACTCGAGGCCCACCTCCGCGACGTGAAAGGTGAGCAGCTCAAGCAGCTGGACCCGGCAGCCACGCGTTCCCTCCTGGGCCACTACGGCATCACCGTGCTGCCCTCTGCCGGCTTTGACACCCCTGACGAGGCGGTGGAGGCTGCGGAGGCCCTCGGCTGGCCGGTAGCGCTGAAAACCACCGACCCCTCGCTGCGCCACCGGCTGGACCTCGGGGGAGTGCGGCTGGACATCCAGGACGCCGAGTCCCTGCGCCTGAACGTGCTCCAGATGCGCCGCACCCTGTCCCGCTACGGCGATCCTGCCCTGGAGGTGCAGACCATGGCGCCCGTTGGCCAGGCCTGCACCTTCCGGGCCATCGAAGACCCCCTCCTGGGACCGGTCATCTCCTTCGGACTGGCGGGCGACGCCGTCAATCTGCTGGATGACTGGGCCCACCGGGTGCCGCCCTTGTCCGCGGCGGACGTGCACGACTTCATCCGCGGACCGCGCGCGGCACGGAAGCTGTTCGGCTACCAGGGCCTGCCCGCCGTGGACGTTGCCGCACTCGAGGACCTTGCCGGCAGGCTCGCGTGGCTGAAGGACAGCCACCCGGAGATCGCGCTGCTGGAATTCAATCCTGTGCTTTGCGGGGCCTCCGGTGCGGTCATCCTGGCCGCGGACGTGCGGATCGGCAACGCGGCCCAGCGCACCGACAGCGCCCGCCGCGCCATGCTCGGCTGA
- the cydD gene encoding thiol reductant ABC exporter subunit CydD — MRPRFPPGPSTRSAIYVLGLLAALKALSLVLMGQAVASALAGMVTGDPGWAGEVPLGLAGAVLRSLTVWGQAVASRRAALGIKEELRAGLLERALRNGVRETGPADGGLAVLATRGLDALDSYYTQFLPALVNCAAIPLLLGARVLYADWVSAVVVVLTVPLVPLFMVLIGRYTEDSVREAQASLARLSAHMLELAKGLPVLVGLGRATAQRKALEEISEEYRARTMGTLRTAFLSALALELIATISVAVVAVFIGVRLVHGDMPLEAGLLALILAPDCYLPLRELGTAHHASDDGRVALAAATAVTDAPEPRPLPAAKAGRPGAPVTVTDLAVSYGGRAGPAVGPLTFSAPQGRITALDGASGAGKSTVLGVLAGTIGDGAGTTVTGTVRGLDRTVLAWVPQHPAMLADTVLDEVLLYLSGDIQGARVQAGAEAAARACLARAAAGHLAQQHPAELSPGELRRVALARGLARIEAGATVLLLDEPTAHLDDASAMAVEEAIRKLRGRVTVILVAHNERTRSLADHVVPVAGPGGTAPPAAHPTDAFRAKPAAAAGSAVGEETYAPAGTAAGAATPAAAEPADSRATARLLAVLLAPVRGKFAAAAVVGTLAAVFAVALSGLSGWLIIRASEQPPILYLLTAIVGVRFFGIGRAVLRYWERLLLHDAVFSALTRLRGQLWESLSRRALALRRLLQGGNVLGSVIDDVDTVRDLLPRVVLPPATALAVSLLALATTGLLVPAALPAVLAAAAASLFLAPAVALWADGKSAGAEQMLRSGVLRRTSAALDARADLHANSVAFPVLAGLRAQDRSATRASRRSAWADGLGHAITTASCCAAAFAAAWLAAPAVLEGRLEPATAAVVVLLLLALVEPYAAMTTAVRQFPALRTVMRRVAASGALDGAAPDSGDAPDSDGGTADGLQEVPPRRNGAPGVELENLAAAWPGGAPAFTGLDAVAEPGRWLAVTGPSGSGKSTLLSVLLGFLPAAAGTARVTGRAAWCPQEAHLFDSTIRGNLLLGKPSSGDRAAGGEEAGGDAELRDALASVGLSSLVERLPAGLDTRIGPGGAFLSGGERQRLVVARTLMTGAEVILLDEPTAHLDAESAQAMLADLRAGLRNRTVVLVTHNPADIAPGDARLVLGPGSGNTGRAPAPAAAPTYASTAYALTAAEGDQPSTS; from the coding sequence ATGCGGCCACGTTTCCCGCCCGGTCCATCCACCCGCTCCGCCATCTATGTCCTGGGACTGCTGGCCGCGCTCAAGGCGCTGTCTCTTGTGCTCATGGGGCAGGCGGTGGCATCGGCCCTCGCCGGAATGGTGACGGGAGACCCGGGCTGGGCCGGAGAGGTCCCCCTGGGGCTGGCCGGCGCGGTCCTGCGCTCCCTGACGGTCTGGGGACAAGCCGTTGCATCCCGCCGGGCCGCCCTTGGCATCAAGGAGGAGCTCCGCGCCGGGCTCCTTGAACGGGCTCTGCGCAACGGCGTAAGGGAGACCGGACCGGCCGACGGCGGACTCGCCGTCCTGGCAACCCGCGGCCTGGACGCCCTGGACAGCTACTACACCCAGTTCCTCCCCGCCCTGGTGAACTGCGCCGCGATTCCGCTGCTGCTCGGGGCACGGGTCCTCTACGCCGACTGGGTCAGCGCAGTGGTGGTTGTCCTGACGGTGCCGCTCGTGCCGCTGTTCATGGTGCTGATCGGCCGGTACACCGAGGACAGCGTCCGCGAGGCGCAGGCCTCCCTCGCAAGGCTCTCCGCCCACATGCTGGAGCTCGCCAAAGGCCTGCCCGTCCTGGTGGGACTCGGCCGGGCCACGGCGCAGCGCAAGGCCCTGGAAGAGATCTCGGAGGAATACCGCGCACGCACCATGGGAACCCTGCGCACGGCCTTCCTGTCGGCGCTCGCGCTGGAACTGATCGCAACCATCTCCGTCGCTGTGGTGGCGGTGTTCATCGGCGTCCGCCTGGTGCACGGCGACATGCCCCTCGAGGCAGGCCTGCTTGCCCTGATCCTGGCGCCGGACTGCTATCTTCCGCTGCGGGAACTGGGCACCGCCCACCACGCCAGCGACGATGGCCGGGTTGCCCTCGCCGCGGCCACCGCTGTCACGGATGCTCCCGAGCCACGCCCGCTTCCTGCAGCCAAGGCAGGAAGGCCCGGGGCGCCGGTCACTGTCACGGACCTTGCCGTGAGCTACGGCGGAAGGGCGGGGCCCGCCGTCGGCCCGCTCACGTTCTCGGCGCCCCAAGGCAGGATCACCGCCCTCGACGGCGCCAGCGGCGCAGGAAAGAGCACGGTCCTCGGCGTCCTGGCCGGGACCATTGGCGACGGCGCCGGCACCACGGTAACCGGCACGGTCCGGGGCCTTGACCGTACCGTCCTGGCCTGGGTGCCGCAGCACCCCGCGATGCTCGCGGACACCGTCCTTGACGAGGTGCTGCTCTACCTTTCCGGGGACATCCAGGGCGCCCGCGTCCAGGCAGGCGCGGAAGCCGCCGCACGCGCCTGCCTGGCCCGCGCTGCCGCCGGCCACCTGGCCCAACAGCACCCGGCGGAACTGAGCCCGGGCGAGCTGCGCAGGGTCGCCCTGGCCCGGGGGCTGGCAAGGATCGAGGCCGGCGCCACCGTCCTGTTGCTCGACGAGCCCACCGCACACCTGGACGACGCCTCGGCGATGGCTGTCGAGGAGGCCATCAGGAAGCTCCGGGGCCGGGTGACGGTGATCCTGGTGGCGCACAATGAACGCACCCGCAGCCTCGCGGACCATGTGGTGCCGGTGGCCGGACCTGGCGGGACAGCACCCCCCGCCGCGCACCCGACGGATGCATTCCGGGCAAAACCTGCTGCCGCGGCCGGCTCCGCCGTCGGCGAAGAGACCTACGCCCCGGCGGGCACGGCTGCCGGCGCCGCAACCCCCGCCGCCGCCGAACCAGCCGACAGCCGCGCCACCGCCCGACTACTCGCAGTGCTCCTTGCGCCGGTCCGCGGCAAGTTCGCGGCCGCCGCGGTGGTGGGCACGCTGGCGGCTGTGTTCGCCGTGGCATTGTCCGGCCTGTCGGGCTGGCTGATCATCCGGGCCAGCGAGCAGCCGCCCATCCTGTACCTGCTGACCGCGATCGTGGGGGTGCGGTTCTTTGGAATCGGGCGGGCCGTGCTCCGATACTGGGAACGGCTCCTCCTGCATGATGCGGTGTTTTCCGCCCTCACCCGGCTCCGCGGACAGCTATGGGAGTCGCTGAGCCGCAGGGCGCTCGCACTCCGCCGCCTGCTCCAGGGCGGCAACGTCCTGGGATCGGTGATTGACGACGTCGATACTGTCCGCGACCTCCTGCCCCGCGTTGTGCTGCCGCCTGCTACCGCCCTCGCCGTCTCCTTGCTGGCACTGGCCACCACCGGCCTGCTGGTGCCGGCCGCGCTCCCGGCCGTCCTTGCCGCCGCCGCGGCCAGCCTGTTCCTGGCGCCCGCCGTCGCACTGTGGGCTGACGGCAAATCTGCCGGCGCCGAACAGATGCTGAGGTCCGGAGTTCTGCGCCGCACTTCCGCAGCCCTCGATGCCAGGGCCGATCTGCACGCCAACAGCGTCGCCTTCCCGGTCCTTGCCGGACTGCGCGCGCAGGACCGAAGTGCCACCCGGGCGTCCCGGCGCTCAGCCTGGGCGGACGGACTGGGACACGCCATCACCACCGCTTCGTGCTGTGCGGCGGCTTTCGCTGCCGCCTGGCTGGCGGCTCCCGCGGTGCTCGAGGGCCGCCTCGAGCCCGCCACTGCGGCGGTGGTGGTGCTGCTGCTCCTCGCTCTGGTGGAACCTTACGCAGCGATGACGACGGCGGTACGCCAGTTCCCGGCGCTTCGGACGGTCATGCGGCGCGTCGCCGCGTCGGGCGCGCTGGACGGCGCCGCCCCCGATTCCGGCGACGCCCCCGATTCCGACGGCGGCACTGCCGACGGCCTGCAGGAGGTGCCTCCCCGGCGCAACGGTGCTCCCGGCGTCGAACTCGAAAACCTTGCCGCGGCCTGGCCGGGCGGGGCGCCGGCGTTTACCGGGCTGGACGCGGTTGCGGAACCGGGGCGTTGGCTGGCAGTCACCGGGCCCTCCGGCTCCGGAAAGTCCACCCTGCTCTCGGTCCTGCTGGGCTTCCTTCCGGCCGCCGCGGGGACTGCCCGGGTGACCGGCCGGGCCGCGTGGTGCCCGCAGGAGGCCCACCTCTTTGACTCGACCATCCGCGGCAACCTGCTGCTGGGCAAGCCTTCCTCCGGGGATCGGGCTGCCGGCGGCGAGGAAGCCGGCGGCGACGCCGAACTTCGGGATGCGCTTGCTTCCGTTGGGTTGTCCAGCCTGGTGGAGCGGCTGCCGGCGGGCCTGGACACCCGGATCGGTCCCGGAGGGGCGTTCCTGAGCGGAGGGGAGCGCCAGCGCCTGGTCGTGGCCCGCACGCTAATGACGGGCGCGGAGGTGATCCTGCTGGATGAGCCGACGGCCCACCTGGATGCGGAATCGGCACAGGCCATGCTGGCGGACCTCCGCGCGGGGCTGCGGAACCGCACTGTGGTGCTGGTAACCCACAACCCGGCTGACATCGCCCCCGGAGACGCCCGCCTGGTGCTTGGCCCCGGCTCGGGGAACACAGGACGTGCGCCGGCGCCTGCTGCTGCCCCGACCTATGCCTCGACTGCGTATGCGCTTACCGCGGCAGAGGGGGATCAGCCGTCCACGTCGTGA
- a CDS encoding DNA gyrase/topoisomerase IV subunit A has protein sequence MARRQSPAPTVEDSTPYTENIVDIDVTSEMEGSFLEYAYSVIYSRALPDARDGLKPVQRRILYMMSDMGLRPDRGHVKSARVVGEVMGKLHPHGDTAIYDAMVRMAQDFSLRLPLIDGHGNFGSLDDGPAAPRYTEARLAAAALTLTDHLDEEVVDFVPNYDNQLTQPDVLPAAFPNLLVNGATGIAVGMATNMAPHNLVEVISAARHLIANPDATLDDLMRFVPGPDLPSGGRIVGLDGIRDAYATGRGSFKTRAKVEIEQLSARRTGLVVTELPYMVGPEKVIEKIKDAVNAKKLTGISDIVDLTDRKHGLRLVIELKNGFNPNAVLQQLYRYSPMEDSFGINNVTLVDGQPQTLGLVQLLTVYVNHRIDVVRRRTVFRLGKKKDRLHLVEGLLIAIVDIDEVIQIIRSSDEAAAARARLMSIYDLTEIQANYILELRLRQLTKYSRIELEKEQDELRREIAELEAILSSEERLRTLVSDELGAIAEQHGTPRRTVLLESEAVAPTVAADLALAAGKKGKAAPLALEIADDPCWAILTASGQVARTSNQEPLAEAGPRAKHDVYTSVVKTSARGEIAAVTSQGRMLRLQVMDMPVLPPVSGLPNLAGGVPAKDFLTLVKGETLVAFVPLDEVLAIGTAQGVVKRVQPDYPLNREDWDVISLKDKDFVVNVVPAGADDAELVFLTSQAQLLKFGAATVRPQGRTAGGMAGIKLAPGDRVLYFGAIQPKDEAAVVVTIAGTTGALPGTAPGTAKVTAFSEYPVKGRATAGVRAHRFLKGEDTLLLAWAGHGPAKAASAAGVARSLPQEHGRRDGSGVPLSQPVDVVGPAMAWPDPAGTA, from the coding sequence ATGGCCCGCCGCCAAAGCCCAGCCCCCACCGTGGAAGACAGCACCCCCTACACGGAGAACATCGTGGACATCGATGTCACCTCCGAAATGGAGGGGTCCTTCCTGGAGTACGCGTATTCGGTGATTTACTCGCGGGCCCTTCCCGACGCCCGCGACGGGCTCAAGCCGGTGCAGCGCCGCATCCTCTACATGATGAGCGACATGGGCCTGCGTCCGGACCGCGGCCACGTGAAGAGCGCCCGCGTGGTGGGCGAGGTCATGGGCAAGCTGCACCCGCACGGCGATACCGCCATCTACGACGCCATGGTGCGCATGGCGCAGGACTTCTCGCTGCGGCTGCCGCTCATTGACGGGCACGGTAACTTCGGCTCGCTCGACGACGGCCCTGCGGCTCCGCGGTATACGGAAGCACGGCTGGCCGCCGCCGCCCTCACGCTGACAGACCATCTCGATGAAGAAGTGGTGGACTTTGTCCCCAACTACGACAACCAGCTGACCCAGCCGGACGTCCTGCCGGCAGCGTTCCCCAACCTGCTGGTCAACGGCGCCACCGGCATCGCCGTCGGCATGGCCACCAACATGGCCCCGCACAACCTCGTGGAGGTCATCTCCGCCGCGCGGCACCTGATCGCCAACCCGGACGCGACGCTTGATGACCTCATGCGCTTCGTACCCGGCCCGGACCTGCCCAGCGGCGGGCGGATTGTGGGCCTGGACGGCATCCGCGACGCCTACGCCACCGGGCGCGGGTCCTTCAAGACCCGGGCCAAGGTGGAAATCGAGCAGCTTTCCGCGCGCCGGACCGGCCTGGTGGTCACCGAGCTCCCCTACATGGTGGGCCCGGAGAAGGTCATCGAGAAGATCAAGGACGCCGTTAATGCCAAGAAGCTGACGGGCATCAGCGACATCGTCGACCTGACCGACCGGAAGCACGGCCTGCGGCTGGTCATCGAGCTCAAGAACGGCTTCAACCCCAACGCCGTCCTGCAGCAGCTCTACCGCTACTCGCCGATGGAAGACTCCTTCGGCATCAACAACGTCACCCTGGTGGACGGCCAGCCGCAGACCCTGGGCCTGGTGCAGCTGCTCACCGTCTACGTGAACCACCGGATCGACGTGGTGCGCCGCCGGACCGTGTTCCGGCTGGGGAAGAAGAAGGACCGCCTCCACCTGGTGGAGGGCCTCCTCATCGCCATCGTGGACATCGACGAAGTCATCCAGATCATCCGGTCCTCGGATGAGGCCGCCGCCGCCCGGGCCCGGCTGATGTCCATCTACGACCTCACGGAAATCCAGGCGAACTATATCCTGGAGCTCCGGCTGCGCCAGCTGACCAAGTACTCCCGGATTGAGCTCGAGAAGGAACAGGATGAGCTCCGCCGCGAGATAGCGGAGCTGGAGGCCATCCTGAGCTCAGAGGAGCGGCTGCGCACCCTGGTGTCCGACGAACTGGGCGCCATCGCCGAGCAGCACGGCACGCCGCGGCGGACGGTCCTGCTGGAATCAGAGGCCGTGGCCCCAACAGTTGCCGCCGACCTCGCCCTGGCCGCGGGAAAGAAGGGCAAGGCCGCGCCGCTGGCCCTGGAAATTGCGGACGACCCCTGCTGGGCAATCCTGACCGCGTCCGGGCAGGTGGCCCGCACCAGCAACCAGGAGCCGCTGGCGGAGGCCGGTCCGCGGGCCAAGCACGATGTGTACACGTCCGTGGTCAAGACCTCGGCGCGGGGCGAGATCGCCGCGGTTACCTCGCAGGGCCGTATGCTGCGCCTCCAGGTGATGGACATGCCGGTCCTGCCCCCGGTCTCGGGCCTGCCGAACCTCGCCGGCGGGGTGCCGGCCAAGGACTTCCTGACCCTGGTGAAGGGGGAAACCCTGGTGGCGTTCGTCCCGCTGGACGAAGTGCTGGCCATCGGAACTGCCCAGGGAGTGGTGAAGCGCGTGCAGCCGGACTATCCGCTGAACCGGGAAGACTGGGACGTCATTTCCCTGAAGGACAAGGACTTTGTGGTCAACGTGGTGCCGGCGGGAGCTGATGATGCCGAGCTGGTGTTCCTGACCAGCCAGGCCCAGCTGCTGAAGTTTGGTGCCGCAACCGTGCGGCCGCAGGGCCGTACGGCGGGCGGCATGGCGGGCATCAAGCTGGCGCCCGGGGACCGGGTGCTGTATTTCGGCGCCATCCAGCCGAAGGACGAGGCCGCCGTGGTGGTGACCATCGCGGGGACCACCGGCGCCCTTCCCGGCACCGCCCCCGGCACGGCCAAGGTGACGGCATTCTCCGAGTACCCCGTGAAGGGACGTGCAACGGCCGGTGTGCGGGCCCACCGCTTCCTGAAGGGCGAGGACACGCTGCTGCTCGCTTGGGCAGGCCACGGCCCCGCCAAGGCGGCCTCGGCAGCCGGGGTCGCCAGGTCCCTGCCGCAGGAGCATGGCCGGCGTGACGGATCCGGCGTCCCGCTCTCCCAGCCGGTGGATGTGGTGGGTCCCGCCATGGCCTGGCCTGATCCCGCCGGGACTGCCTGA
- a CDS encoding DinB family protein, with product MPIVPDEKDWTWVLTRPCPECSFDASTVTPSTVPGTIENMLPRWRAVLRRPDAAERPNEHTWSALEYACHVRDVFSLFDQRLNLMLDSDDARFENWDQDRTALDKDYANADPAVVSAELAAEGKQVAESFAGVREAEWGRKGLRSNGSEFTVLTLAQYFLHDVVHHLHDVDG from the coding sequence ATGCCTATCGTTCCTGATGAGAAGGACTGGACCTGGGTCCTGACCCGTCCATGCCCGGAATGCTCTTTCGACGCTTCCACGGTGACGCCGTCGACGGTCCCCGGGACTATCGAAAACATGCTTCCCCGCTGGCGTGCTGTCCTGCGCAGGCCGGACGCTGCCGAGCGACCGAATGAGCACACCTGGTCGGCGCTGGAGTACGCCTGCCACGTCCGGGACGTCTTCAGCCTCTTTGACCAGCGGCTGAACCTCATGCTGGATTCGGACGACGCCCGGTTCGAGAACTGGGACCAGGACCGGACAGCGCTGGACAAGGACTACGCCAACGCCGATCCCGCGGTGGTGAGCGCTGAGCTGGCCGCAGAGGGCAAGCAGGTGGCGGAGTCGTTTGCCGGTGTCCGCGAAGCGGAGTGGGGTCGGAAAGGGCTGCGCAGCAACGGTTCTGAATTCACTGTCCTGACGCTGGCCCAGTACTTCCTGCACGACGTCGTCCATCACCTTCACGACGTGGACGGCTGA